The following are encoded together in the Gammaproteobacteria bacterium genome:
- a CDS encoding SDR family oxidoreductase: MAEQRLSGRKVLVTGVGRAIGPAIVRRFAQSGAHVAAANRTLSRAQAVVGDLTQQGLSAWALPLDLETPTGAAEAVTAAADQLGGLDIVVHNAGGCLWSRLETLSEEDLELTLSINLKACFRLLKVALPSLRQSEHGRFLVTSSVTGPKVAMPGAVHYGAAKAGVNAFVRGAALELASDGITVNAVEPGYIQKPDGFLADPAQRSRIEQYIPLGRLGDPDDIAWAMVYLASDEASYVTGQTIVVDGGALLPESPDLISTVPNEG; this comes from the coding sequence ATGGCAGAACAGCGATTGTCGGGTCGTAAGGTGCTCGTCACCGGTGTAGGCCGGGCGATTGGACCGGCCATTGTGCGCCGGTTTGCGCAGTCGGGCGCCCATGTCGCCGCAGCTAACCGGACACTCAGTCGAGCACAAGCTGTTGTGGGCGACCTCACGCAGCAGGGTCTGTCGGCTTGGGCACTGCCGCTTGACCTTGAAACGCCAACCGGAGCCGCCGAGGCTGTCACTGCTGCTGCAGATCAACTCGGGGGGCTCGATATTGTGGTGCACAACGCCGGCGGCTGTCTCTGGTCGCGTCTAGAAACACTTTCAGAAGAAGATCTCGAACTGACCTTGTCAATCAATCTCAAGGCCTGTTTTCGGCTCTTAAAGGTGGCCCTGCCGTCGCTCCGCCAATCTGAACACGGTCGTTTCCTGGTCACCTCCTCAGTGACCGGGCCCAAAGTGGCCATGCCCGGTGCGGTTCATTACGGTGCAGCCAAAGCCGGCGTCAATGCTTTTGTACGTGGTGCAGCACTGGAACTGGCCAGTGACGGGATCACGGTCAATGCGGTGGAGCCGGGTTATATCCAGAAACCCGACGGGTTTCTGGCTGATCCCGCACAGCGAAGCCGGATTGAGCAATACATCCCGCTGGGCCGGCTGGGTGATCCCGATGACATCGCCTGGGCGATGGTTTATCTCGCCAGCGACGAAGCTAGTTACGTCACCGGACAGACCATCGTCGTCGACGGTGGTGCCCTGCTGCCGGAAAGTCCAGACCTGATCAGCACTGTACCGAACGAGGGCTGA
- a CDS encoding tripartite tricarboxylate transporter permease, with protein sequence MELLLESLMLIARWDVAIALLIGAIGGVIIGAIPGVGPAVAIAILLPATYKLEPLVGLTLLLGIYGAALYGGAIPAILINTPGTPVNALTTYDGHPIARRGEPRRALSLAYSASFIGGILSVLALIFLTPKLAAVAPYFGSRDILMAALLGLVLVILTHRGQTLAAAALVGMGVFITVVGMEPFRLTDRFVFGLPWLRGGLALIPAVLGLFAISQAFILLQSSDAPRQIPKVTGSPFAGLFEVFRRLKRVALCSSGFGIIMGIIPGVGEFLAQFFSYGLAQKLSKTPEKFGKGSSEGLVAAESANNAVPAAAMIPLLALGIPGEALTAMMLSVFTVHNLIPGPKLFETQPEFVVGLYVCLFLINFIVLAFLLIATPLLIRVIKVPERFLGVVVLTLALVGVYSIRNSLPDCWAAIGFGLLGYVLRRVNWPLVPIILGMVLGEIIEAKLRTSMARVETPLDFVNRPVSATIAVIIVLALAVHVWSEIRNYRQRRTKTSPAA encoded by the coding sequence ATCGAGTTACTGCTCGAGTCGTTAATGCTGATCGCGCGATGGGATGTCGCGATTGCGCTTTTAATCGGTGCAATTGGCGGGGTCATTATCGGAGCCATTCCAGGGGTCGGTCCCGCGGTTGCCATCGCCATACTGCTGCCGGCAACTTATAAGCTCGAACCCCTGGTTGGACTGACGCTGTTACTGGGTATTTACGGCGCTGCCCTTTATGGCGGCGCTATTCCGGCCATTCTGATCAACACACCGGGCACACCGGTTAATGCGCTGACCACTTATGATGGCCACCCTATAGCCCGTCGGGGAGAGCCGCGTCGGGCGTTGTCGCTCGCCTACAGTGCCAGCTTCATTGGCGGGATCCTCAGTGTGCTGGCACTGATTTTTCTCACACCCAAGTTGGCGGCAGTCGCACCTTACTTTGGCAGCCGGGATATCCTGATGGCGGCACTTTTGGGACTGGTGTTGGTAATATTGACCCATCGTGGACAGACGTTGGCGGCAGCCGCGCTGGTTGGCATGGGTGTGTTCATCACGGTGGTTGGCATGGAACCATTCCGGCTCACCGACCGTTTTGTTTTCGGCTTGCCCTGGTTACGCGGTGGTCTGGCACTCATTCCAGCCGTTCTCGGCCTGTTTGCGATTTCGCAGGCGTTTATCCTTTTGCAATCCTCGGATGCGCCTCGACAGATTCCCAAGGTGACGGGCAGCCCCTTCGCTGGTTTGTTTGAAGTCTTTCGACGGCTTAAGCGGGTCGCCCTGTGTTCGTCCGGGTTTGGGATCATCATGGGCATCATCCCTGGGGTGGGTGAGTTCCTGGCTCAGTTTTTCTCCTATGGTCTGGCGCAGAAACTCAGCAAGACACCGGAGAAGTTCGGCAAAGGGTCTTCAGAAGGCCTGGTGGCGGCGGAGTCCGCCAACAATGCCGTACCAGCTGCCGCGATGATTCCATTGCTGGCGCTGGGTATCCCCGGTGAAGCGTTGACGGCGATGATGCTGTCGGTTTTCACGGTACACAACCTGATTCCGGGTCCAAAACTCTTTGAGACTCAGCCAGAATTTGTGGTTGGCCTTTATGTATGTCTATTCCTCATCAATTTTATTGTGCTGGCTTTTCTACTGATAGCTACACCCCTGTTGATCCGTGTCATCAAAGTGCCGGAAAGGTTTCTCGGCGTGGTGGTATTGACGCTGGCACTGGTTGGGGTTTACTCCATCCGCAACAGCCTACCAGACTGCTGGGCGGCTATTGGATTTGGTCTGCTCGGTTACGTGCTTCGCCGGGTCAACTGGCCGCTGGTGCCGATCATTCTGGGCATGGTGCTGGGCGAGATCATCGAGGCCAAGCTGCGCACCAGCATGGCCCGGGTTGAAACGCCGCTGGACTTCGTTAACCGACCGGTCTCGGCCACCATCGCGGTGATTATTGTGCTGGCGCTCGCGGTACATGTCTGGTCGGAGATCCGCAATTACCGACAGCGCCGGACGAAGACGTCGCCCGCAGCCTGA
- the paaX gene encoding phenylacetic acid degradation operon negative regulatory protein PaaX, whose protein sequence is MRAKSLLITIFGDALEPRGGQVWLSSLIALARPLGVSERLVRTSVYRLAQEKWLERTASGRRSYYALTDTGRRQTADAEHRIYAAGSRRWDGQWRLVIIPQKTISRADRTGLKKELKWQGFGTLTSDTLIHPTADLPPVCRALAERGLADKAKVFCGHTIKDRESPQSLLDRCFDLEQIAREYDLFNRRFENLWRSTRRKKLFDLESAFAARTLLIHDYRRILLHDPDLPEDLLPVHWPGTRARKRCAAIYRALQEAADRWTVSVCCDEPDLLKSPGKGYHQRFSGS, encoded by the coding sequence ATGCGGGCAAAATCACTGCTGATCACGATCTTTGGTGACGCACTTGAGCCCAGGGGTGGGCAGGTCTGGCTGAGCAGTCTGATCGCACTCGCCCGGCCGCTGGGCGTAAGTGAACGACTGGTCCGAACTTCAGTTTACCGGCTGGCACAGGAAAAATGGCTTGAACGAACAGCCTCGGGGCGGCGCAGTTATTACGCACTGACCGATACCGGCCGTCGCCAGACGGCCGATGCCGAACACCGAATTTACGCTGCAGGCAGCCGCCGCTGGGACGGCCAGTGGCGGCTGGTGATTATTCCACAGAAAACGATCAGCCGAGCAGACCGTACCGGCCTCAAGAAGGAACTCAAGTGGCAGGGATTTGGAACGCTGACCTCAGACACGCTGATCCATCCCACAGCAGACCTTCCGCCGGTGTGCCGGGCACTGGCAGAACGGGGACTCGCGGACAAAGCCAAAGTGTTCTGCGGGCACACGATCAAGGACCGCGAATCGCCGCAATCGCTGTTGGATCGGTGCTTTGATCTGGAACAGATAGCCCGTGAATATGATCTTTTCAACCGACGGTTCGAGAACCTCTGGCGGTCGACCCGCCGCAAGAAATTATTTGATCTCGAATCGGCTTTTGCAGCCCGTACCCTGCTGATTCATGACTATCGCCGGATTCTGCTGCACGATCCGGACCTGCCTGAAGACCTTCTACCGGTTCACTGGCCCGGTACCCGAGCCAGAAAGCGCTGTGCTGCAATCTACCGTGCACTGCAGGAGGCGGCTGACCGCTGGACAGTGTCAGTATGTTGCGATGAGCCAGACCTGCTGAAGTCACCCGGCAAAGGCTACCACCAGCGGTTCAGTGGCAGTTAA
- the paaF gene encoding phenylacetate--CoA ligase, translated as MTVKQPQENDLEPIETASVDELQALQLSRLKWSLNHAYDHSALYAQKFDADGIHPNDLTGLEDLNQFPFTDKADLRKFYPFEAFAAPMADVVRVHASSGTTGKPTVVGYTRNDIDLWSTVMARSIRAAGGRADDLIHISYGYGLFTGGLGAHYGAEKLGAAVIPMSGGQTEKQVQLINDFRPSIIMVTPTYCLNIADAFELAGLDPRKTSLQVGILGAEPWTESMRDNIESRMGLEAVDIYGLSEVIGPGVAQECIETKDGLTIWEDHFYPEIVDPETGECLKEGERGELVLTSLTKEASPVIRYRTRDLTCLMPGSARTMRRMAKVTGRSDDMMIVRGVNVFPSQIEEQVLAIEALSPHYQIELSRTGSLDKLTINVELDPINAASHKPDDVALSLTHRVKTFIGVTVDVVLHDEGGVPRSQGKAQRVIDNR; from the coding sequence ATGACTGTTAAACAACCCCAAGAGAACGACCTGGAGCCGATCGAAACCGCGAGTGTCGATGAATTGCAGGCGCTGCAGCTTTCGAGATTGAAATGGTCACTCAACCATGCTTATGACCATTCCGCGTTATATGCTCAGAAATTTGACGCGGACGGTATACACCCGAACGATCTGACTGGCCTCGAAGACTTGAATCAATTCCCGTTTACCGACAAGGCCGATCTTCGCAAATTTTATCCATTTGAAGCATTTGCTGCCCCCATGGCAGACGTGGTGCGTGTTCATGCCTCGAGCGGAACCACTGGAAAGCCGACTGTCGTCGGCTACACCCGAAACGATATCGACCTCTGGTCAACGGTCATGGCACGGTCGATCCGGGCAGCCGGCGGCCGGGCTGATGACCTGATTCATATCAGCTATGGTTATGGGCTCTTTACCGGTGGTCTCGGGGCACACTACGGTGCCGAGAAACTGGGCGCTGCGGTGATTCCGATGTCGGGCGGTCAGACAGAAAAACAGGTCCAGCTGATCAATGATTTTCGACCGTCGATTATCATGGTGACACCGACCTACTGCCTGAACATCGCGGATGCGTTTGAACTGGCCGGTCTCGATCCCCGAAAGACCTCACTGCAGGTCGGCATCTTAGGTGCTGAGCCCTGGACCGAATCGATGCGTGACAACATTGAATCCCGAATGGGGCTTGAGGCGGTCGACATCTATGGACTGTCTGAGGTGATTGGCCCCGGTGTTGCCCAGGAATGTATTGAAACCAAGGACGGCCTGACGATCTGGGAAGATCATTTCTACCCGGAAATCGTCGACCCCGAAACCGGTGAATGCCTGAAAGAGGGAGAGCGGGGCGAACTGGTGCTGACTTCCCTGACCAAGGAAGCCTCACCCGTGATTCGTTATCGAACCCGCGACCTGACTTGCCTGATGCCCGGCTCCGCCCGAACCATGCGGCGGATGGCCAAGGTCACCGGCCGCAGTGACGACATGATGATCGTTCGCGGGGTCAACGTATTTCCTTCACAGATCGAGGAACAGGTTCTGGCCATCGAAGCCTTGAGTCCCCACTATCAGATCGAATTGTCGCGGACCGGGAGTCTTGACAAGCTCACCATCAACGTTGAACTGGATCCCATAAACGCCGCGTCCCACAAACCCGACGATGTCGCTTTATCCCTGACTCACCGCGTTAAGACCTTCATTGGAGTAACCGTCGATGTGGTGCTGCATGATGAAGGGGGTGTACCCCGATCGCAAGGTAAGGCGCAAAGGGTGATCGACAATCGCTGA
- a CDS encoding tripartite tricarboxylate transporter TctB family protein, with the protein MDQPDNIRSSAAINFFCAAFIVLVTLVLVSQLGSQTRWLKRADLVMQPGFFPALGLLVMGVPALVLSVVSFRQMRSGIELESPRIVVAGFHRCCEFAVWFLVYVYIIRWVGYLMATLLFMPALSLRVGFRGVRWIVTAVLIGLVIVLLFRTGLQVRLPDGYIYGYLPPEIRNFMIRNF; encoded by the coding sequence ATGGATCAACCCGACAATATCCGATCCAGTGCGGCCATCAACTTTTTCTGTGCCGCATTCATTGTTCTGGTGACGCTGGTTCTGGTGAGTCAGTTGGGCAGTCAGACCCGGTGGCTCAAGCGCGCTGATCTGGTCATGCAACCCGGGTTTTTCCCGGCCCTCGGTCTGCTGGTGATGGGTGTGCCGGCGCTCGTCTTGTCCGTTGTGTCGTTTCGTCAGATGCGCTCTGGCATAGAGTTGGAATCACCGCGTATCGTCGTCGCCGGCTTTCATCGCTGCTGCGAGTTTGCCGTGTGGTTTCTGGTTTATGTCTACATCATCCGGTGGGTTGGCTACCTGATGGCGACGCTGCTGTTTATGCCGGCGCTCAGTCTGCGGGTGGGGTTTCGCGGTGTACGATGGATAGTGACGGCAGTACTGATCGGGCTGGTGATCGTACTGCTATTCAGGACCGGGCTTCAGGTCCGTTTGCCGGATGGTTATATCTATGGTTACCTGCCCCCGGAGATTCGAAATTTCATGATCCGTAACTTCTGA
- a CDS encoding HAD-IA family hydrolase, translated as MPVEPCDLIMDFGGVITYSLFERCRDIERLYRLPDGSLNWTGPFDSADDKFWQQYLSGQISERDYWYIRCGELGQILREEITIRKLVTDLRNFKSSVRPEAETLIRQARAQGCRVGLLTNELELFHGPEVYDAFEILGSFDAIVDATHTGILKPEPQAYQLAVEALDASFESVVFVDDQQKNVDGAIACGIEAIRLDITDPESGFDDVRRALKLT; from the coding sequence ATGCCTGTGGAGCCCTGTGACCTGATAATGGATTTTGGGGGCGTCATCACGTATTCGCTTTTCGAACGATGCCGCGATATCGAACGGCTTTATCGACTGCCAGACGGGTCACTCAACTGGACAGGCCCATTTGATTCAGCGGATGATAAATTCTGGCAGCAGTACCTGAGCGGGCAGATCTCAGAGCGTGATTACTGGTACATCCGCTGTGGTGAACTCGGACAGATATTGAGAGAAGAAATCACCATCCGTAAACTGGTCACTGACCTGAGGAACTTCAAGTCGTCCGTTCGGCCCGAAGCAGAAACCCTGATTCGGCAAGCCCGGGCCCAAGGGTGCAGAGTTGGCCTACTGACCAATGAGTTAGAACTTTTTCACGGGCCGGAAGTGTATGACGCGTTCGAGATACTGGGCAGTTTTGATGCCATTGTCGATGCGACACACACGGGCATCCTGAAACCCGAGCCACAAGCCTACCAGCTGGCAGTGGAGGCACTCGACGCCTCGTTTGAATCCGTGGTTTTTGTTGACGATCAGCAGAAGAATGTCGATGGAGCAATTGCCTGCGGGATTGAAGCCATTCGGTTGGACATTACGGATCCAGAATCCGGGTTTGATGATGTTCGAAGGGCACTGAAACTCACTTGA
- a CDS encoding aminotransferase class III-fold pyridoxal phosphate-dependent enzyme: MAHPGVHQANPPRIITGAEGVYIQDDEGHRVIDAVGGIWNVNLGYSCVPIKQAIAQQLDVLPFYSAFKGTTNIRLIELADRLVGVLEPEGMRRAFFTSGGSDSVETALRLTRQFWKLAGQSGKVKFFSFKKGYHGTHFGGASVNGNDRFRKSYEPLLPGCIQLPFPSLYHNPFGIDDIDELTEVCLRQIEQEINYQGADSIAAFIAEPVLGAGGILVPPPNLWPALRALCDKYDILLIADEVVTGFGRTGSWFGARAWGVRPDMMCFAKAITSGYFPFGAVMLNERIETVFMESGPDGAIGHGYTYSGHPVGCAAALATLDVTFSQDLPGNALARGEQLMASLKALQAEHEMIGDVRGKGLMVGIELVADRGLKTPLDPQLGDALADRVFAAGAMIRVSGNIIIMSPPLVITESEINSLAQALSVGFAGA, translated from the coding sequence ATGGCGCACCCGGGGGTTCATCAGGCAAACCCGCCGCGAATTATCACGGGAGCCGAAGGGGTCTATATCCAGGATGACGAAGGCCATCGTGTGATCGATGCGGTCGGGGGCATCTGGAATGTGAACCTGGGTTATTCGTGTGTGCCGATCAAACAGGCCATTGCCCAGCAACTGGACGTGTTGCCTTTTTATTCGGCCTTTAAAGGCACGACAAACATCCGACTGATCGAACTGGCGGACCGGCTGGTCGGTGTGCTTGAACCCGAAGGTATGCGCCGAGCGTTTTTTACCTCGGGCGGCAGCGACAGTGTCGAGACTGCATTGCGGTTAACGCGCCAGTTCTGGAAGCTGGCAGGGCAGTCGGGTAAGGTGAAATTCTTCTCCTTCAAAAAGGGTTATCACGGAACTCATTTCGGTGGTGCCTCAGTCAATGGCAATGACCGTTTCCGCAAGAGTTATGAGCCACTGCTGCCGGGTTGCATCCAGCTGCCTTTCCCGTCGCTCTACCATAACCCGTTCGGGATCGACGACATTGACGAGTTGACGGAGGTCTGTCTCAGGCAGATCGAACAGGAGATCAACTATCAGGGTGCAGACAGTATCGCGGCTTTTATCGCAGAACCTGTGTTGGGCGCCGGTGGCATCCTGGTGCCTCCGCCAAATCTGTGGCCGGCACTGCGCGCGTTGTGCGACAAGTACGACATTCTCTTGATCGCCGATGAAGTCGTCACGGGTTTCGGCCGGACGGGTTCCTGGTTCGGTGCCCGGGCCTGGGGCGTCAGACCCGATATGATGTGTTTCGCCAAAGCCATCACGTCCGGGTACTTTCCTTTTGGCGCGGTGATGCTCAATGAACGGATTGAGACCGTGTTTATGGAAAGCGGTCCCGACGGCGCCATCGGCCATGGCTATACCTACTCCGGCCATCCGGTTGGCTGTGCCGCGGCACTCGCGACACTGGATGTCACGTTCAGCCAAGATCTGCCCGGCAATGCATTGGCTCGAGGTGAACAGTTGATGGCTTCACTCAAAGCACTGCAGGCAGAACACGAAATGATCGGCGACGTGCGAGGAAAGGGGCTGATGGTGGGCATCGAGCTGGTGGCTGATCGCGGATTGAAAACCCCATTGGACCCGCAACTCGGCGACGCCTTGGCCGATCGAGTATTCGCGGCCGGCGCGATGATCCGCGTTTCCGGTAATATCATCATCATGTCGCCGCCTCTGGTCATCACTGAATCGGAGATTAATTCCCTGGCACAGGCACTGTCTGTCGGCTTTGCCGGAGCCTGA
- the paaI gene encoding hydroxyphenylacetyl-CoA thioesterase PaaI codes for MALAKACSEHMHRDDRCSQMLGMTVEESRPGYACLHMRVREEMLNGHGNCHGGMIFTLADSAFAHACNTRNHISVAVSCQIEYLVAVTTGEILVAEAVEQFLQGKNGVYDVRVESSDGTLVALFRGKSRAIGGVLVTEATAGTTT; via the coding sequence ATGGCGCTCGCCAAAGCGTGTAGTGAACACATGCACCGCGACGATCGTTGCTCACAGATGCTCGGCATGACTGTCGAAGAAAGTCGTCCCGGTTACGCATGCCTTCACATGCGGGTTCGCGAGGAGATGCTCAATGGCCACGGCAACTGTCACGGCGGCATGATCTTTACGCTAGCGGACAGTGCGTTTGCACACGCCTGTAATACGCGAAACCACATCAGCGTGGCCGTCAGTTGTCAGATCGAGTATTTGGTCGCCGTCACAACGGGTGAAATACTGGTCGCTGAAGCAGTCGAGCAGTTCCTTCAAGGCAAGAATGGCGTCTACGACGTACGGGTCGAGTCCAGCGATGGCACTCTGGTCGCCCTTTTCCGTGGCAAATCGCGCGCAATTGGTGGTGTTCTGGTCACCGAGGCCACGGCTGGAACAACGACATGA
- a CDS encoding tripartite tricarboxylate transporter substrate binding protein yields MKITLKLVVLSILASFLVFGSAARAEYPEKPVTFIVPWPPGDLEDVVTRLIAEEFQKEYGVAAAVVNKPGGGGGPFPGAAEVANAPADGYTIGSFVVGVPIIGPLVGVPGFEDPDLFEPVGIFIIYPFLLAASGDAPYSNMAELAEYAKSHKVALGHFGHPLIPTKATFVAAMELGFEFGSDAAFDMNDCNTLASGDADVINTTAQLVLPCLDDLKVLATFTGDQRTSVTPNVATLSEQVPGIDVPTLWNGLFVKKGTPQIVKDKLAAVAKRVIAGDAVAKVAKNTGGIFFWEGPAEAKARIARDWKSTESMMKKLGQLD; encoded by the coding sequence ATGAAAATAACCTTGAAGCTGGTCGTACTGAGTATTCTGGCGTCGTTTCTGGTATTTGGTTCAGCTGCCCGGGCTGAGTATCCCGAAAAACCGGTGACCTTTATTGTGCCCTGGCCGCCGGGTGATCTCGAAGATGTGGTAACCCGTTTGATTGCAGAAGAATTTCAGAAAGAATACGGTGTTGCCGCGGCCGTGGTGAACAAGCCGGGTGGCGGTGGTGGTCCGTTCCCAGGTGCCGCCGAGGTCGCAAATGCGCCTGCTGATGGCTATACCATCGGGTCGTTCGTGGTCGGTGTGCCGATCATCGGTCCGCTCGTCGGCGTGCCGGGATTCGAGGACCCCGACCTGTTTGAGCCGGTCGGCATCTTTATCATTTATCCATTCCTGCTGGCCGCCAGTGGGGACGCCCCATACAGCAACATGGCTGAACTTGCCGAGTATGCCAAGTCCCACAAGGTGGCCCTGGGCCACTTTGGCCATCCCCTAATTCCAACCAAGGCTACGTTCGTGGCTGCTATGGAGTTAGGCTTTGAGTTTGGCAGCGATGCTGCATTCGACATGAACGATTGCAATACGTTGGCCAGTGGTGATGCTGACGTGATCAATACCACCGCGCAGCTGGTTTTACCCTGCCTCGACGATCTTAAGGTCCTGGCGACTTTTACGGGTGACCAGCGAACTTCCGTGACACCTAATGTCGCGACTCTGAGCGAACAGGTGCCTGGTATTGACGTTCCGACGCTTTGGAATGGTCTGTTTGTCAAGAAGGGAACGCCACAGATCGTCAAAGACAAGCTCGCAGCCGTGGCTAAGCGGGTGATTGCCGGTGATGCGGTCGCAAAAGTTGCCAAGAATACTGGCGGCATCTTCTTCTGGGAAGGTCCAGCCGAGGCCAAAGCACGCATCGCCCGTGACTGGAAATCCACTGAGTCGATGATGAAAAAATTAGGTCAGTTGGATTAG